GTAGTTCCGGTGGACATCGCCGGTGATCACGATGGGATTCAGATCTGACTGTTGGGCCATGAAATCACGAACAGTGTCTCGATCGGCTCGATAGCCATCCCATTTATCTCCAGCTCCGAAATTCTCAACGTCCGGGTCGGGATTTTCATCCGTTGCCGAGAACGGGACCTGTTGTGCCAGGACATTCCATTGAGACTCGGAACGAGCGAGTCCATCAATCAACCAGTCCTCTTGAACATTTCCAAGAAGTGTCCGATTTGGATCGCTCGCTTCCTCAGTGGATGACGTTTGATCGGAGCGGTACTGGCGAGTGTCAAGGACATTGAATTCGACGAGATCTCCGAACGTGAATCGCCGATAGAGTGGGAGATCGGGTCCCGTCGGCATTCTCGAAGGACGTAGCGGCATGTGTTCGAAGTACGCTTGGTAGGCGTTTGCACGCCGCTCTAGAAAATGCTCTGGTGGAACGTCGTTCTCTGAAACCTCATCAGCGTAGTTGTTTTCGACTTCGTGATCGTCCCACGTGACGAGCCACGGGAACGCGGCGTGAGCATCTTGAAGGTTTTCATCGGTCTTATAGAGCGCGTGGCGGAGACGATACTGTTCGAGTGTATTGGTCTCTGTATTGAATCGACGAGGAATCTCTGTGCTGCGCTCGCCAGTGCTCGGTGAAATCGGATACTCGTAGATGTAGTCTCCGAGATGAATCACCAGATCGAGGTCGTCTGCTGCCATGTGCTCATAGGCAGTGTAGTAGCCGGACGGCCACGACTGACACGACGCGAATGCGAAACTAAAACTATCTGGACTCGTTTCAGGTGCGGGTGCAGTCTTCGTTTGTCCGATAGGGCTGTATTTATTTCCGGCTTGGAATTGATAGTAATACTCTGTGTTATCTTCGAGTCCTTCAACGTCGACGTGGACCGAATGCGCCCATTGTGGGGTGGCGAACGTCACTCCACGCGTGACGACATTGTTCATCCCCTCGTCGGTAGCGATCTCATAGAGTACCGGTACAGGGAGATCGGGCATCCCTCCATTGGGTTCGAGCGGTTCTGGCGCGAGTCGAGTCCAGAGGACGACTGAATCAGGGAGCGGATCTCCCGAGGCGATTCCCAGTGTAAACGGGTCATCACTAAACCGCTTTGGTGCCCGATTAGCTGCTTTCGCTCGGTCACTGAGTGCGATCCCAGAAGCGCCGAGTGTGGCCATTCCACCGAGTGCACGGAGGAAGGTGCGTCGTTTCGTAGTTGGCAGATCTGTTGTCATGCTGTTTGCTTCACTAGTTGACTGGGCGCTAACAACATAATTTCATCCTCTGTAGAATATATTAGTTAATGTATTGCATTTAGATTGATATACTGGATCTGGATGATTGGTTTTTATACTTCTGTGACGAAAGGGGAATAATCACTCCGAGAGAAACAGGCAGATCAATGGTATCGGATCAGATCAAATCAATTAGTTATTCGTCTGCGTTCGAAAAATGATGCGTACATAACACAGCCCGTGATTGACGTGGGAGCACGCTCGAAACACCATCCGGTCAAGTCCCATTCTGGTGGATGCGGATACACACTCATCTGATTCTTCGTCGGCTGTGTGTCTCCTACGGTCGGCTTTCGATTGGTCATCAGCGTCGGTAGGGTGAATCAATAATTCCTTGCTCAAGGTCGTTTCTTCGTGCGGTATGCTATGTCCAGTCAGGAGTAATCTCTCTATTACAAAGTTGCATCCCGGACAACACATTGCGTTACCAGGAGAGGTCGTACCGAGAGTAATTCACGAGCGAACAGCGAGTGATCGCGGCCAAATCCGGAAAAATAAGGGTTACCACTCATGAATGGTGTTCTTGTCCTCGACAGCAATGGGCAGTCGGCCCTCAGTATCGTTCGGTCGCTTGGCAGACACGGCGTCCGTGTCACTGCCGGAGCGGATCGGCGGTTTGCGCTCGGGCCGATGTCGAAGTATGCGACGGACGTGTACATCCACCCAGACCCGGATGACGACTGTTATGCCTTTATCGACCATCTCCGAGCGTACTTGGCTGATAATGACTACTTCGCAGTCGTTCCGGTCACGGACAAAACGACGGCGCTATTGTCTCGGCATAAAGCCGAACTCGAACGAACGGGCACAATTGTTGCCGCCGAGGACTGGGAGACGTTCTCGCTTGTGTATAACAAGGCGAACACGTTCGATCTTGCTGCGGAGCTCGATGTTCCGACCCCCACGACATTCACGCTGGAGTCGCCGGCTAAGATCGATCACATTAGGGATGATCTGACGTATCCTGCGGTGATTAAATCACGGAGCAAGAGCATATGGACTGCAAATGGGACCCACAAGCTGAGTCGCGTCGGTGAGTCCCATTACGTCCGCTCGCCGGATGAACTTCTATCGACCTACAAGACACTCCACGCATCGAACGACGCGTTTGAGGAGAATCCACCGATAGTTCAAGAATATGTCCCTGGGGAGACTCAGACGACTGTTGTCTTGGCTGACGAGGGCGAAATCCTTGCACATTTCCAGGAACGACGGCTGCGGACTGATCCGCCAAGCGGGGGGAACTCGACGCTTCTCGATGGAGTCCAGAACCAGCGAATGTACGGATATGCACAATCACTAATTGAGTTACTGGGATGGACCGGGCCAGCACAGGTCGAGTTCATGAAACAACCTGATGGCGAATTCCAGCTCATTGAAATAAATGGTCGCTACTGGGGATCGCTCCCACTCGCGATGAACAGCGGCGTTGACTTCCCGTGGCTTCACTACCGACTGTTGCGTGGCGAGCGCCCAGAGCCGGTGGAAAGCTATCGAACGGATATTGTTCAGCGTCGCCTGCTGTACGGGGATCTTAACTGGCTCCATCACCGGCTCGTGGAAGGTGACTTTCGTGCGTTCGGGCCATTTTTCCGGTCATTTATTGGCCCAAAGCACACGTTCGTTTCCATTGATGACCCGCAACCTACCGCTGTCGCGCTCTTGCAAGCAGTCGAGCTTGGAGCTGGACAACTGATCGATACACTTCGACTGAAGACACGAATACGGCGGAACCTAATAAATCCGACGTGACCACCACACAGAAGACAAAACAACGCATTGTGTGCAACTGATTTCACGGTATCCATCTGCAAGGGAGATGATGACCGTCCATATGTCTGTACGGATGTCCTACTCGGACTGTATTTTATATTGTGAGCAGTCGTTTTGACCGGTCAATCAGAGCCCTGTCGGTCACAGAGTGTCAGGGAAGATATTTTCATCGTCTAATTACCGAAACTCGAGAGTCGTCGCCTTGATACCACCTATTGATCATTTCTATCGACATGGTTCACACTGACGGTAAGCATCCAACTGTTACACTCGATTATGTTGTCGATGAATAAGATAAGCCTATTTTCGACGTACGAAGAGCACATTCTTTTCATACACTAGAAACACATGTGAATGAGTACTGTGGTTACTGATTGCGTGTTCAGGATGCCGAGACTGAACAATATCTCGACGATGCAACAACATCTCGAATCAGATTTACAAGAGCCGACACGCATGCCGAAGTATGGGTTGTAAACTGTAAGTCAGATTTCCAACTTACATCTGAAATGGAAATATATAGAAGTAAATACTCATTACTGCTGAAAATCGACCACATTGGCATTAATTCTGTGTTCTAGCGTAGTCGCTTCTGCGAGCAATCCAATACTCTCAAGACTCCTATAGACGACGAACTCCCATACCTTCTGATGTGTGGAAATCACCACACTCCGCAATCATCGAAGCGATTCATCGATGAAACAAGCAGTATCAACATCAACTGGAATCGTCTCCGTTTAGTCTTGTTTTGATGGTGGTCTCTAAATGTGTCCGTACGAACCGTGCCAACTGCTTGTAACAGCCCAGTATGACACATCCGTCGTCAAACCTCTTGAATACGGCTGTTTTCCGATCTCAGGTGGTGACTCGTAGTGATTTGGACTCACCGATTACGAACGAACGTTAGTAGAGCTACCCTTGAGTTGTTATGGACCAACAATAATGAGCGGATATTTCTGCTCTATTACCAATACTATTGAACATTTGATATGATGTATGGTTTCATAGACACGAGGTTTGTAGTGGCCAACTCCAATCTTGACTTTGGTCAAAATACGGTGAATCTCGCTATTGCGATGTTTGGAACTGACGATCAGCCATTTTGGTATCTATGACGATGGTATCAATTCACAGCAACTGTGTTGTGGTGTCTCAGAGGAGACGCTCGTCTCGGGTCCCGTTACGGTGTTCTGCTGAGTGATTGCAATCAACTTCTAACCGTTCGCCGTAAGGTGGACAGCGTCGTGGGCGCCGTGTGGTTCGATGAGCACAACCTCTGCCTCGAACGGTGGATCATCGCTCCCGATAACAAAGTGGTCAGGATGTTTCAGGGCACAATGGATGCCAGTGGAGTTTGCACGAAAGCGGCCAAAGCGATTCACAATTAGAACGTCACGAAATATTCAGCACCCCCGCTGAAAGGATAGTGGTTCGTAATGGAAGTGTGACTGTTCTCTCAGGCTGTCGCTCCTCCATCAATATGGATAATCTCTCCAGATACATATTCCGACACGTCCGATGCGAGAAACAACGCCACGTTACTCACATCATCCAAGGTTCCCAATCGATCGAGTGGGATGTTCTCCGCCCGATCCGTGACCCACGATGGGTCCTCTTCTCGGACCGTCTCGTTCATCGATGTTTTCGTCGTCCCTGGAGCGATCGCGTTTACGGACACACCGTGAGGTCCATACTCGACGGCGAGTTGCTTAACGAGCGTGTTAACGCCACCTTTGCTTGCACAGTACGCGGGTAGATTCTCAACCCCACGAGATCCTGCTTCTGATGTAATGTGGACGAGCGAACCCCCAGTTTCCATCAGAGACGGAAGCACTGCCTTGCTCAGGCGAAGTGACCCGAGGAGATTGACGTCGACGACGGCCTTCAAGTCCCGCTCGGACGCTTTGTGAAGTGGTCCTCGCGTGAGTACTCCTGCGCTGTTTACCACGACATCAAGATCGTCGAACTCACCGGTCGCAGTAGCGACGGCCTCTTCAATCGAGTCTATATCACGGACATCGCACTCAATTGGAAGGCAGTTCTCGCCTCGGTTCGTGGCGATTTCTTCGAGATCATCCTTCGAGCGCGCCGCGATAGCGACATCAGCGCCGTTATCGAGGTAGGTGTTGGCGATCGAGCGTCCCATACCTCTGCTTGCACCCACGATCAGTGCATGCGTATTCGATAAGTTACACTGCATTACAGTCGGGTTGACTGTACCGACGCTCATAACTGTGGGTGGTCGTCATCACGACACCTCACTCGCACACTGTGTGACGATGAGTGAGTCGAGAGCCTACCAATATATTATTCAGCAGTAGCATTCACAAACATGGACAAAATTTCAACAAATGACGATTCAGGGAATTCGATCAAATCTGTTGAAACAGGATTCAAAATAATTGAATACCTCCATGACGTCGAAGTGGCAACCGCGACAGAGGTAAGCAACGAGCTTGACCTACCTCTCAGCACAGCTCACGTTTATCTGAAAACATTAGAGCAAATCGGATACGTCGTCTGCGAGAGCCAGAACTACCGAATTGGACTTCGATTTCTGCATCACGGCGGAGTCGCCCGACACAAACTCCGGATCTACCAAATAGCAAAGCACGAAATCTCTGATCTCTCTGAAAAAACACAAGAAGTCGCCAATCTGGGAGTCGAGGAGAATGGACAACGGGTCCTTTTACAGAAAGCCGAAGCTCCCGAGGGGGTATACGACAACCCACCGATCGGACAATTTACGAATATGCACTGGACAGCCCTCGGAAAAGCGATGTTGTCGACGATGTCGCCTGAACAAGTGGAGAAGATCGTAAGCGTACACGGTCTTCCCAAAGCGACAGAAAACACAATCACGACACTCGATACCCTCGTTGAGGAGCTGGATAGAACTCGTGAGCGTGGATACTCGATCGAGGACGAAGAGCGACGGCGAAGAATTCGGGCTATTGGCATCCCGATAGAGATATCTGACGGCGTGTCATCCACAAGCGCTATATCGGTTTCAGGACCTCGCAGTCGAATCCAGAAGAAAGAAGACGAGATAATTGATGCGTTGTACAACACTGCTAACGTGATAGGACTCAAATGCAATCATTATTGAGGTAAGTTCAATGCTTTTGGAGTCAACGAATGGGTTGTCTAAATTACGAATGTACGCCTGTAATCGACATTTGCAGTTTCAGCAGGAGAGACGTCAGAACAGCCCACCGAAGCAGCAGTACAGAACGGATGGATTGTATTGTTGATAACGTTTGCGTGCTCGCCACGTGAACAATCATTAATTACTATGTTTTGGTAGGCCCACATGCATCGCAAGTGGCGTATATCCACACATGATTAGAAGCAGTGAACTTCTAATTGTTTTCATCTATTGGAAGAATACAGTTCGACGACACTGAGTGATTTCCCTTGATTCAGTCCTCGTTCGATAGACTCTGAATCGATATCAAAGAGTTTTAACAGTCAACGAGGACAGATATTACAATCGTACCTTCGTAATGGTTCGGAAAACTGGAACTCTTCACGAAGAGACAGTTGTCGCCACGACAGCTGTTTCTATCAATCTGACTATATCATTCACACGCTCTATTGTAGATAATAAGTAAAAGTATCTACTCGACACGGGAGAAACCACGACTAACACCACAATGGAAATTCTACTGCGCAGAGTTTCCTCTGTCAGCGAAAGCGCTCACTGTACCAACTATTAGCGTCGGTTTCGACCACTGACAATGACTCAACTCCGGCTGCTGCATGGCACTTTCACGGAGGATACGTGGTCGATCGATATCCATCTCCCTCGAAGTAATTTTCCGTGTGAGCAGACGTAGTAATGTATGAATCAGTCCGAATCCCAGTCTATTGCTATTCTTGATCGTTAGCTGTAAGATACGAGTTTGATATAAGTCCAGATCCGACTAATTCGTCATCGGGTGGTTGTCGGTGGATTCGTATCTAATGGATTTCTTGAGAATATTGTGACTGAACGACGCGTACGATAATCGATTTATCGAACCATGCTAGACACGAGAATAGATGGAGAGAAGGGTAGTTGCCTGCCTGAAGATGAGTGATCACTTCTATCCCTCACGATACTAATGATTAGATATTTTCATTCTATACTTCGATCTACCATCTCATATTTTTCTATTCGGGATTAAAAGAACAGACTATAATCATTAATGAGGCGTCACGAAGGTTGTAGATCTTGTGCTAGAGCCTTGTTCCGTGTGAACTCGTGAATTCTCAAGGAAGATCGGACGCTGCTGATCGATCAGGCGATAAACGGTCTGTATCCCCTGTGAGTACCGGGAACGTAGTTGAAAGTAGTTTAAATGAATCTTGATATAGTGAACGGAATTCACAAATGGTCTCACTGTGCAACATCACTCGAAACACTGAGTGAACGCTATAGCACCGGCGAGATTATAGCAAGTGACTGGGCAGAGAGATGTACTCGTGACCGAACGTACTCTGACAGCGTCGCCAACAAGACTATGTTAGCCACCGCTCTCGCGGGAGCTTCTTTTGAGTACAGCGGTCGAGCCTATCGACAGCTTTTGATTATAGTAGACTCTGTTGAAATCCTTAGTGAGTTACAGGTTCAGTCGGTAGTTTGAGTAGATGCAGACCCTCCCAAAGTCTCGGTTGCTCCGGTTTGTCGAGGAAGCATTTCAGTTAGCGCAACGTGCCGTAGCTCGATACTCCTCGAAGTTCTCGAAGCAACGCTACACGCTCCATCAGCACATCGTTCTCCTCTGTCTCAAGGTTCGGAAGAACACGACCTATCGTATACTCCTCGACGAACTCATTGAAATGCCCCGTATTCGGAACGCGATCAATCTCACTGAACTGCCTGCCCCATCAACACTGTGCAAAGCGTTCGATAGACTCGATATGGCTGTCTGGCGAGTGCTGCTCAAACTCTCTGTTTCACTGCTCCCGACCAACGGCGTTGCGGGGATTGATGCTTCGGGATTCGACCGCAGTCACGCCTCGAAACACTACACGAAACGAGCCAAACTCACGATTCAGCAACTCAAAGTAACACTGTTAGTCGATTCCAAAGTGAATGCTGTCCTTGATTTACACGTGACGACGACACGAAAACACGATAGCCAGATCGCTCCGTCGTTGATCAAACGAAACCCTGAGACTATCGACATCCTGCTCGGGGACAAAGGGTACGACGACCAGAAAATCAGACGGCTTGCCCGTCAACACGAGATACGTCCACTAATTAAGCATCGTGAGTTCACATCGCTTCACAAGGCATGGAACGCACGCTTAGACGCCGACCTCTACGGCCAACGGAGTCAATCAGAGACAGTCAACTCAACGCTCAAGCGGAAGTACGGCGCGTTCGTCCGTTCACGACGCTGGTGGAAACAGTTCCGTGAACTCGCTCTTGCGTGTATCGTCCACAATCTTGACCAAGCAATCTAACGACCAGTGCAGGTGGTGGAGGTAGCGTTCTATGTGGTCCGTTAAACGAGAGCACTCAACTGTTCCTCTATGGTTTCTTTTTGCTGGAATCCAGTCATCTGTGTCTGTACTTCACCATTACCCAGAATGACCAGTGTCGGGACGGCCTGTACGCTATACTCGTTCACAGTTTCAGTCTCCTCTTCTATATCGACGTGCGAGAACTCTACATCCTCGTATTCTTCATCAAGTTCGTCCAAAATTGGACGCAGTTGTTTGCACGGGCCACACCACTCTGCACGGAAACCAATTACTTCGACAGACATTCAGATTACACCTTTTACAGCGAGTCCGAAGTACTTTTTCAATTGTAACACTGGTACGTCAACTGAATGATTGCTAAGTTCGCACGTGGAGTGTACAGTAGATTCACGTGAATAAATCTCTAAAGAAGAGGATTTCAACAGAGCCTTATAGTATTATTCTTCAGTTCGGCTTCTGAAGGTCGTTAAGGACGTTTCGGGTGAACGCTTGGAGCCGCTTATCTGGTGTGAGCACTTCCGGCTTGTATTCCTTGATGTCTGAGAGTGGCCAGATTGTACTCGCCCACGAGGGATCTGGATCAAGTCGCCAGTTATAGCCGAGTGATCCTGTGCTGAATACGTGCGCGCCCGATGATGCCTCGTACGCCACCGCGTCGGCATTGGCGTCGCGGTGAACAGATGTCGGCAGAAGATCCTCGTCAGCAGTCCCTTCCTCGTAGTGGAAAAACGTCGTCAGTTCGCTCGGGGCACAATCCTCACGGATGTAGTCCCATTCGTGGCCAATGCAGCCAACGACTGTGTCGCCGGCTTTGAATCCTGTGTTGCGCATCCACGGGTGATCGAGCGCATCCTCAACGACAGTGTAATTAGGAGCCGCCTCACGTCCCGCCCCGGTCCCCATGACCCCAAGCAGTTCACACTCGGGCCGTGGATCAGGAAGATCTCGGAACAAGCCCGTTTCATCTTGCGTGTCAGCCATTGGATCGTCCTCTACGTTCTCTTTGTAACCAACGATCGTCCGATCGTCCTCGTAGCGAATCTGCCAGAGGGCAGTGTTTGCTGCAAGAAACGCAACGTTTGTTCCCGCATCCCGAGCTGCCTCGAACCCGTCGCGTTGGGCCCTGCTCCAGTACTCGTCGTGGCCTGAACTGATGATAAGATCGTGCCTTTGGAGCATCTCTGGATTGCGGTGGACATCGCTGTCCATGACGTACGAGACGTCATACCCCTCACGTTCGAGAAATCGAAGCGCGTGGATAGCGTAGCTCATGTGGAGTCTCGGTGCCTGTCGCGGACGGTCGTACGAAACGACATCCGCCGATTCCGTCCCGTTGTCGGTGTCCTCGTCAGTACTCGTGAATCCGTAGAGACTCTTTCCACCCCATCCATTGTACGCCTGTGAGGTGGCGTAGGGTAACTGAACGAGCAGCTTCGAGGGCTGTGCATCGTCCCGGGGACGGACTGCAAACGCGTGTGCCGTTGAGTCGCCTTTGTGTTTGCCACCAGTGCGAACGAACTTCGCCAAGTACAGTCCCGTCGTCCATTGCTTCGTCGTCTCAGCTCTGTCTGTGACCGGCCAGTTGCATTGAACTTTCCCCAATTGATCGGGATCAGGGATCGGCTGGACCGTGCCCCTCGACTCGGGAAGGCAGGCTACTAACCGTCCACCATCGCCGCCGTACCAGCCCAATCGATAGATCTCAACGCGGTACGATGACGGTGGGTCCGTGCTGACGTGAAATTCGACGGCTTCGCCAGATGTGATACTCGTCTGTGAGGTGTATCCCTCTATCCGGTGGGTTATTCGCCACGGCCGCGATCGAATCGGTAACGACGGAAACCAACGAGCGTCACCAGACTTTCTGTTCTCCACTGTGATAGGGTTCGCTTTCACTGTCCCAGCGGACGCCGTTGCACCAGCCACTGAAAGGGCCGCTGCCCCGGCAACTGTTCGCAGATAGCCCCGTCGGGAGACGTTCCCGTCTGATACACCGTCGCCGGTGCTATCCGCAAACTTGTCGTCGGACATGACACTCCCCAAGATGGCTCAATCAATAAAGATTTCTATTGTGAATGTCGGAAATCGCCCTGCTTAGGCCTTCATTCCCGTGAATTCGGCATGGTATACTGCTGCACTGTATCGCTTTCTTCGTGTAATTTCTCATGGAGGTATGAGTACTGATCCCCTCATTTCTTGAACAATCGTCATCTAATTCCACATATTCTACATCAAACACAATTAGTTTGTAATAAAACTTACAGTAGATAAAAACCGAACCTACGCATCATACTTCTTATACAATTTCTTGTTCAAGATGAATTGTCTGGTGAGAAATTGGGTGTTTTGGATGGACTCGGCGTTGATTACAGCGACTTCGAAAGATATGTTGTGGTCTGCACGATTGGTCAATCAAGCTCGCTCCAAACGGGTCGTCGTTGACACTCTGTCGTAGTGCAATTAGCAGTCGTCGATCGAGCCTGCATTCGGCATCACTCTCGGAACGTACTCGCCGAGAACCCGCCGTCGACAGTGAGTATCTCTCCTGTGGTGTAACTGGCTGCGTCACTAGCGAGATAGATGACTGCGCCCGCTATCTCTTCGGGACCTCCCATCCGCCCACCGACCGTTCGCTGCTCGATCGTCTCGTGGCGTGGTGTTCCTTCGGTGTAGGTTCCTGTGGTCTGCTCAGAGACGATGAATCCTGGTCTGACTGCATTCACTCGAATTTCGGGACCGAGTTCCTCAGCGGCGACTCGGGTGAACGCATCGATACTTCCCTTAGCTGCAGAATACGCTGCAAGGTTCGGGATAGCCAGTCTCGCCGACAACGATGCAATATTGATAACAGATCCAGTGTCCATCGCATTGGCGAACACCTGCGTCGCCCGGTACGTGCCGTCTATCTGGAGATCAAACACGTCCGCCCAGTCCTCCTCAGAGGCTTCAAGGACGTCTGTGCGTGCGATGTAGCTCGCAGAGTTGACAAGTATATCGACCCCACCGAACACGTCGAACGCATCGTGCTGTAGTCGCTCGACGGACTCCCGATCGGTCACATCGCAAGTCAGCTCGGCCGTGTCGGCTCCGAGTTCTCGGAGCGACGCTGCCGTGTTCGCTACCTTCTCTTCGGTCCGACTCGCGGCGATCACGTCGGCTCCATCGGCCGCGAATGCCTTGGCGACTGCTTGTCCAATGCCGCTCGTACCGCCAATCACGACAGCTCGCTTGTTCTCGACGGTCACTGGTGTATGCGTAAAATCGTCATTCATGACAGGATAACCGCAAAGCACCGACTTAGTGATTGTGGTGAGCCAAGCGTCGTTCGGAGAATGGTTTGAGTGCTTCTTTTCGACGATCGATCGACGCGGCGCGGGAGGTACATAAGAGACGGTGTCGATTGTCATCTGATTCGTCGAACTACTAACTGGGTCAGCTCCTATTGCTCTCGAATTCGAGTCTCGTTCAGTGCGCTCCCGTGCGTACAGGTGCGTACTGTGCTCGATATTCGATAGAGGCTACGTGAAGACGAACCATGAAACAGTATCGTTCATAGCCCATTCGTAGGTTAGCAGTATCGAACCGATGGAAATCATCCGACGGGTTATTTTTTAAAACGCTCTCTGACTTTTCATCACTGTTGAGATAGTCTAATCGAGATCACTACGTGGCGAATGGGACTGTGTCTGGGCAGATGTCGATCGGTTCTCAAAGCCCCACAAGCCGCGGCTATCTACTCGTGCGTCGGCTTCGATCGTTCCGAACGTCTCCCGAAGAGTGAACTCCGAATCGTCATACCGACGGGCGTACCCCCGCTCAAGCAACGCACGATTGAAATTCGTCTCGCCCTTGTAGACGTACACGACGAGTCGCCCGTGGGTGTCGCGTCTATCAGTGTCTGGGTCCGTAACAATGCGAACCTGCTCTCCAACCAGTTCGGTACGGGTGAATGTAGTTGCTCTATCTCCCCACAGCAAGAGCCAATTGCGACCCCGGGGTGTGTCAGGAATCCCGTATTCGTCGGGGGTCTCATAGGCGGTGTTGGTTTCCGGGGTGTCGACTCCAAGCAGGCGAACAAGATCGATCTTGCCATCCGAATACGCAACTTCAACTGTATCTCCATCGATGGCGCGCGTGACTGTTACCGATCGTTCTATCCCATCGTCAGTCGGGTTATCTGGTCTCGGAATGGGCGTCGGTGGTGGCTCAGATGTCAGTGTCGCTGTCGAAGTGACTGTGGGCGTCGCTGGTTGT
The nucleotide sequence above comes from Halocatena marina. Encoded proteins:
- a CDS encoding alkaline phosphatase D family protein; amino-acid sequence: MTTDLPTTKRRTFLRALGGMATLGASGIALSDRAKAANRAPKRFSDDPFTLGIASGDPLPDSVVLWTRLAPEPLEPNGGMPDLPVPVLYEIATDEGMNNVVTRGVTFATPQWAHSVHVDVEGLEDNTEYYYQFQAGNKYSPIGQTKTAPAPETSPDSFSFAFASCQSWPSGYYTAYEHMAADDLDLVIHLGDYIYEYPISPSTGERSTEIPRRFNTETNTLEQYRLRHALYKTDENLQDAHAAFPWLVTWDDHEVENNYADEVSENDVPPEHFLERRANAYQAYFEHMPLRPSRMPTGPDLPLYRRFTFGDLVEFNVLDTRQYRSDQTSSTEEASDPNRTLLGNVQEDWLIDGLARSESQWNVLAQQVPFSATDENPDPDVENFGAGDKWDGYRADRDTVRDFMAQQSDLNPIVITGDVHRNYVYNIKADFSNPDSEIVGTEYVGTSISSSGDGSGITDYGGTPNEPHRRFFNNNRGYVRCTLTPEQWQTDYRVVSAVTYPNAPVNTLASFMTEAGNPGAQLISERPEGEAIEITEIQANAPGSDGENLNGEFITLQNTGDTEIDLSEFILSFEGGHGQNYTFSDIALGPDATITVRNGSGEDTHTTVYTGFTGAVLNNSNPDTVVIANDEKVILDQETYPPS
- a CDS encoding ATP-grasp domain-containing protein, coding for MNGVLVLDSNGQSALSIVRSLGRHGVRVTAGADRRFALGPMSKYATDVYIHPDPDDDCYAFIDHLRAYLADNDYFAVVPVTDKTTALLSRHKAELERTGTIVAAEDWETFSLVYNKANTFDLAAELDVPTPTTFTLESPAKIDHIRDDLTYPAVIKSRSKSIWTANGTHKLSRVGESHYVRSPDELLSTYKTLHASNDAFEENPPIVQEYVPGETQTTVVLADEGEILAHFQERRLRTDPPSGGNSTLLDGVQNQRMYGYAQSLIELLGWTGPAQVEFMKQPDGEFQLIEINGRYWGSLPLAMNSGVDFPWLHYRLLRGERPEPVESYRTDIVQRRLLYGDLNWLHHRLVEGDFRAFGPFFRSFIGPKHTFVSIDDPQPTAVALLQAVELGAGQLIDTLRLKTRIRRNLINPT
- a CDS encoding SDR family NAD(P)-dependent oxidoreductase; amino-acid sequence: MGRSIANTYLDNGADVAIAARSKDDLEEIATNRGENCLPIECDVRDIDSIEEAVATATGEFDDLDVVVNSAGVLTRGPLHKASERDLKAVVDVNLLGSLRLSKAVLPSLMETGGSLVHITSEAGSRGVENLPAYCASKGGVNTLVKQLAVEYGPHGVSVNAIAPGTTKTSMNETVREEDPSWVTDRAENIPLDRLGTLDDVSNVALFLASDVSEYVSGEIIHIDGGATA
- a CDS encoding IclR family transcriptional regulator — encoded protein: MDKISTNDDSGNSIKSVETGFKIIEYLHDVEVATATEVSNELDLPLSTAHVYLKTLEQIGYVVCESQNYRIGLRFLHHGGVARHKLRIYQIAKHEISDLSEKTQEVANLGVEENGQRVLLQKAEAPEGVYDNPPIGQFTNMHWTALGKAMLSTMSPEQVEKIVSVHGLPKATENTITTLDTLVEELDRTRERGYSIEDEERRRRIRAIGIPIEISDGVSSTSAISVSGPRSRIQKKEDEIIDALYNTANVIGLKCNHY
- a CDS encoding IS5 family transposase, giving the protein MQTLPKSRLLRFVEEAFQLAQRAVARYSSKFSKQRYTLHQHIVLLCLKVRKNTTYRILLDELIEMPRIRNAINLTELPAPSTLCKAFDRLDMAVWRVLLKLSVSLLPTNGVAGIDASGFDRSHASKHYTKRAKLTIQQLKVTLLVDSKVNAVLDLHVTTTRKHDSQIAPSLIKRNPETIDILLGDKGYDDQKIRRLARQHEIRPLIKHREFTSLHKAWNARLDADLYGQRSQSETVNSTLKRKYGAFVRSRRWWKQFRELALACIVHNLDQAI
- a CDS encoding thioredoxin domain-containing protein; translation: MSVEVIGFRAEWCGPCKQLRPILDELDEEYEDVEFSHVDIEEETETVNEYSVQAVPTLVILGNGEVQTQMTGFQQKETIEEQLSALV
- a CDS encoding N,N-dimethylformamidase beta subunit family domain-containing protein, producing MSDDKFADSTGDGVSDGNVSRRGYLRTVAGAAALSVAGATASAGTVKANPITVENRKSGDARWFPSLPIRSRPWRITHRIEGYTSQTSITSGEAVEFHVSTDPPSSYRVEIYRLGWYGGDGGRLVACLPESRGTVQPIPDPDQLGKVQCNWPVTDRAETTKQWTTGLYLAKFVRTGGKHKGDSTAHAFAVRPRDDAQPSKLLVQLPYATSQAYNGWGGKSLYGFTSTDEDTDNGTESADVVSYDRPRQAPRLHMSYAIHALRFLEREGYDVSYVMDSDVHRNPEMLQRHDLIISSGHDEYWSRAQRDGFEAARDAGTNVAFLAANTALWQIRYEDDRTIVGYKENVEDDPMADTQDETGLFRDLPDPRPECELLGVMGTGAGREAAPNYTVVEDALDHPWMRNTGFKAGDTVVGCIGHEWDYIREDCAPSELTTFFHYEEGTADEDLLPTSVHRDANADAVAYEASSGAHVFSTGSLGYNWRLDPDPSWASTIWPLSDIKEYKPEVLTPDKRLQAFTRNVLNDLQKPN
- a CDS encoding SDR family NAD(P)-dependent oxidoreductase, with the translated sequence MNDDFTHTPVTVENKRAVVIGGTSGIGQAVAKAFAADGADVIAASRTEEKVANTAASLRELGADTAELTCDVTDRESVERLQHDAFDVFGGVDILVNSASYIARTDVLEASEEDWADVFDLQIDGTYRATQVFANAMDTGSVINIASLSARLAIPNLAAYSAAKGSIDAFTRVAAEELGPEIRVNAVRPGFIVSEQTTGTYTEGTPRHETIEQRTVGGRMGGPEEIAGAVIYLASDAASYTTGEILTVDGGFSASTFRE